From the genome of Castor canadensis chromosome 4, mCasCan1.hap1v2, whole genome shotgun sequence, one region includes:
- the LOC141422431 gene encoding uncharacterized protein, which yields MSVRYTRAARSESVRLLPRFALARSRSCLRSHRREASTPPRRSHHTRARIASISTAAGSTLLLCIIAAAAAVRRTRRAVARRRRRARGEPRGARSRSLSRGRGRAGAGAGRRAGGARRGPVPTDGSDGAGGEGGSWGSLSPQSHTGRAAGRNSLPGRTSSSSPPLSSPWGSSAEALKTGGRGPSWARRAQRHLCDLAERRTGTQPRIHNYIHMDRAALKENLPFWNIECKSKVCHGNQNLEKKVEDEI from the exons ATGTCTGTGCGTTACACCAGGG CTGCCAGATCCGAATCGGTCCGTCTCCTGCCCCGGTTCGCTCTCGCTCGCTCTCGCTCTTGCTTGAGGTCTCACCGCCGCGAAGCCAGCACCCCACCAAGACGCTCGCATCACACCCGGGCGCGGATCGCCTCCATCAGCACCGCCGCCGGCAGCACCCTCCTCCTTTGCATCATCGCCGCCGCCGCAGCTGTCAGGAGGACGCGGCGGGCAGTGGCGCGCAGGCGGCGGCGGGCGCGGGGAGAGCCCCGGGGCGCCCGGAGCAGGAGCCTgagccggggccggggccgggccggggccggggccgggagGCGGGCGGGCGGAGCGAGGAGGGGGCCGGTCCCGACCGACGGCAGCGACGGAGCGGGCGGCGAGGGCGGCAGCTGGGGCTCGCTCAGTCCCCAGTCTCATACAGGACGAGCAGCAGGTCGCAACAGCCTCCCCGGGAGGACGTCCAGCAGCAGCCCTCCTCTCTCCAGCCCTTGGGGATCTTCCGCTGAGGCATTGAAGACAGGAGGAAGGGGTCCGTCATGGGCTCGCCGGGCTCAGCGCCACCTCTGCGATCTTGCGGAAAGACGAACGG GCACACAACCCAGGATTCATAACTACATACATATGGATAGAGCtgctttgaaagaaaacctcccCTTCTGGAATATTGAATGTAAAAGTAAAGTCTGTCATGGCAACCAAAACTTGGAGAAAAAAGTGGAAGATGAAATATag